The following proteins are encoded in a genomic region of Corallococcus silvisoli:
- a CDS encoding NHL repeat-containing protein, whose protein sequence is MLALCAAALLSAACGSDETVDPPVPPPRDAGVDAGVDAGPGTTDGGGDAGPSEPDAGVEPSFSLATSPEQTVQFMAGASSSSGVYVTRQPSFTGDVSVTVDGLPPHVRTVQALPLLIPGSETSALLGYVPDEFAAYGRYSLKLVGVGGGERVEFPLTLEVQPGPAALDSAFGASGVMVPGLGPSPVTITSMAVQPDGKWILAGFTGSVIGLRDVWVARLLPGGTPDPTFGTNGVVVSDICGGDDYADAVAVLPDGRIVVAGGAVAGTNTCGGTKQQGLLMARYTAAGVLDTTFGGTGVRTFKITTGIATLHGLTVDASGRYIGVGTGDNSGTDMVVVRLLPTGALDTTFSGDGVASVDLGRSDDGRCVVVEPDGKIMLAGTSTGSFNLLALKRLNADGSPDSTFRYLPLAAYPEVTPRSLHRLSDGNWLVAGKGVSYSGSTSAVVARLTSTGAEDSSFGDNGYKSFNTFAYPASVTDTVVGSGLLADGTIVVATSSQDAQGASAVGVTHLRANGSATLRSNRTDLPGDEKPTAAVLGADGFLRVAGSRTPEGGTQAEPFVIRFHPY, encoded by the coding sequence GTGCTCGCCCTCTGCGCGGCGGCCCTGTTGTCCGCGGCGTGCGGCTCCGACGAGACCGTCGACCCACCCGTGCCCCCGCCCCGGGATGCGGGCGTCGACGCGGGCGTCGACGCGGGGCCGGGGACGACGGATGGCGGAGGCGATGCGGGCCCCTCGGAGCCGGATGCGGGGGTGGAGCCTTCCTTCTCCCTGGCGACGTCCCCAGAACAGACGGTCCAGTTCATGGCCGGCGCGTCCAGTTCGAGCGGGGTCTACGTCACCCGCCAGCCCTCGTTCACCGGGGACGTCTCCGTGACGGTGGACGGGCTGCCTCCCCACGTGCGCACCGTCCAGGCGCTGCCGCTGCTCATCCCTGGCTCGGAGACGTCGGCATTGCTGGGCTATGTCCCGGATGAGTTCGCGGCATATGGCCGCTACTCCCTCAAGCTGGTCGGAGTGGGGGGCGGCGAGCGCGTCGAGTTCCCGCTGACCCTGGAGGTCCAGCCCGGTCCGGCCGCGCTGGACAGTGCGTTCGGAGCAAGCGGGGTGATGGTGCCCGGGCTCGGTCCTTCGCCGGTGACCATCACTTCCATGGCCGTGCAGCCGGACGGCAAGTGGATCCTCGCGGGCTTCACCGGTTCCGTCATTGGCCTGCGGGACGTGTGGGTCGCCCGTCTGCTTCCGGGTGGGACGCCGGACCCCACGTTCGGCACGAACGGCGTGGTGGTCAGCGACATCTGCGGCGGCGATGACTACGCGGATGCCGTCGCGGTGCTTCCGGATGGCCGCATTGTCGTGGCGGGGGGCGCCGTCGCCGGGACGAACACCTGCGGGGGCACGAAACAGCAGGGCCTGCTGATGGCCCGCTACACGGCGGCGGGAGTGCTGGACACGACGTTCGGGGGGACGGGCGTGCGCACGTTCAAGATCACCACGGGCATCGCCACCCTGCACGGGCTCACGGTCGACGCGAGTGGCCGGTACATCGGCGTGGGCACCGGCGACAACAGCGGCACGGACATGGTCGTGGTCCGCCTGCTTCCGACCGGGGCCCTGGACACGACCTTCAGTGGGGATGGCGTGGCCTCCGTGGATCTGGGCCGGTCGGATGACGGCCGCTGCGTCGTCGTCGAACCCGACGGGAAGATCATGCTGGCGGGCACGTCCACGGGCAGCTTCAATCTGCTGGCCCTCAAGCGCCTGAACGCGGATGGCTCCCCGGACAGCACCTTCCGCTATCTCCCGTTGGCCGCCTACCCGGAAGTCACCCCGCGCTCACTGCACCGGCTCTCCGACGGGAACTGGCTGGTGGCTGGGAAGGGGGTGTCCTACAGCGGGAGCACCTCCGCCGTCGTCGCGCGGCTGACGTCGACCGGGGCCGAGGACTCGTCCTTTGGCGACAATGGTTACAAGTCCTTCAATACCTTCGCATACCCGGCGAGCGTGACCGACACGGTCGTGGGCTCGGGCCTGCTGGCGGATGGGACGATCGTCGTCGCCACTTCAAGCCAGGATGCCCAGGGCGCCTCCGCGGTGGGGGTCACCCACCTGCGCGCGAATGGATCGGCCACGCTCCGCTCGAACCGGACCGACCTGCCTGGGGACGAGAAGCCGACCGCCGCGGTGCTGGGCGCGGATGGGTTCCTGCGCGTCGCCGGCTCGCGCACCCCGGAGGGCGGCACGCAAGCCGAGCCCTTCGTCATCCGCTTCCATCCGTACTGA
- the recG gene encoding ATP-dependent DNA helicase RecG, whose amino-acid sequence MNHPLASLIGPLKYACQRDFAQLGTVRDLRTLMERTLAAAGGVDAGALEDLRAALPHVDPPAPPEHRKAALRQVLGALKRSGVALPEELERVVVTGELNAVAARFPRAPERGHLLEAESNPAPPRRRMTPPPGTVEARGSAVPPWRSQDPVPLVRGEYRSAPGGATSSASRTAGVGARGPGNAVARGVHPEGIGAGKVAQSPGFDGPRSTHPGGGPTQVDSFPSLKAEGSPRGPRATAPRGGAAGPSPMSEAPPRGARLTAMDSGPGGAAPRAPAARSAAMDSDPGVAAARAPAGRSNMGGGPGVAAARAPAGRTGVGADPRKVAPPADRPPAEKARKKKAKAVGAEASRSEAKLLSIAPRSGPLSAPLKTLGKRLGPRLIAVLDKKGLRRTGDILFLLPRCYEDRRKLRTIAELIPGERGVTVGTVKTADFVPGRGGRRMFRAVVGDRSGSIAATYFHAGPWLKSRFSVGKQLVLSGEVRASMNGREMAHPELEPAEDLESTTSVHFHRIVPIYPGFERGEQRSFRELASRISEQHAHHLEEPLPADLRRRYHLMGLPDALRFIHFPPEDADLEALDAHQSPAHRRLAFDELFFLQLGMALKRQGIKAEEGIAFAVTPERLEKARAALPFQLTGAQARVVGDLARDMARPEPMNRLVQGDVGSGKTAVALVAAMVALQDGYQVAVMAPTEILAEQHERTFRRILEPLGFRVGLVSAAGTAKHKRGVREAVAKGELHLAVGTHALLEGGVSFQKLGLVVIDEQHRFGVLQRHTLMSKGLTPDVLVMTATPIPRTLAMTLYGDLDVSVIDQLPPGRTPITTRVFNTQFRARVYEAVGAELAKGHQAYVVYPLVEESEKLDLEDATQGAAKLQQVFPSASVGLLHGRMKPEEKDAVMEAFRDKRIQLLVCTTVVEVGVDVPNASVMVVESAERFGLSQLHQLRGRVGRGAAASFCFLVAGAARSWESTERLGVMERSSDGFVIAEKDLEIRGPGEFLGTRQSGLPELAVANLVRDGDLLSLAQVEARRIMDADPKLQEPDHQGLVKALEERWEGRLALARVG is encoded by the coding sequence GTGAACCACCCGCTCGCCAGCCTCATCGGACCCTTGAAGTACGCGTGCCAGCGTGACTTCGCCCAGCTGGGCACTGTTCGGGATCTGCGCACCCTGATGGAGCGCACCCTGGCGGCGGCTGGGGGCGTGGACGCGGGGGCGTTGGAGGACCTGCGGGCGGCGCTCCCGCATGTGGATCCCCCCGCGCCACCGGAGCACCGCAAGGCGGCCCTGCGCCAGGTGTTGGGGGCGCTGAAGCGGAGCGGCGTGGCCCTTCCAGAGGAGCTGGAGCGGGTCGTTGTCACGGGGGAGCTCAACGCCGTGGCGGCCCGGTTCCCCCGGGCGCCGGAGCGTGGGCACCTGCTCGAAGCGGAGTCGAACCCCGCGCCGCCTCGTCGCCGGATGACGCCGCCCCCGGGAACGGTGGAGGCCCGGGGAAGCGCGGTGCCGCCCTGGCGCTCCCAGGACCCCGTGCCCCTGGTGAGGGGAGAGTACCGGAGCGCGCCCGGAGGCGCGACATCGTCCGCTTCACGCACGGCGGGAGTGGGTGCGCGCGGCCCGGGGAATGCGGTCGCACGCGGCGTGCATCCGGAGGGGATTGGGGCAGGCAAGGTGGCCCAGTCCCCGGGCTTCGACGGCCCTCGCTCGACGCACCCGGGCGGCGGTCCCACGCAGGTCGATTCATTTCCGTCGCTGAAGGCGGAGGGCTCGCCGCGCGGCCCGCGTGCCACCGCGCCGCGAGGGGGCGCCGCTGGCCCGTCGCCCATGAGCGAAGCCCCGCCTCGGGGCGCGCGGCTCACGGCGATGGACTCCGGCCCTGGTGGCGCGGCGCCCCGTGCTCCGGCTGCGCGCTCCGCGGCGATGGACTCCGACCCTGGTGTCGCGGCGGCCCGTGCTCCGGCGGGACGGAGCAACATGGGGGGCGGCCCTGGTGTCGCGGCGGCCCGTGCTCCGGCGGGACGGACCGGCGTGGGCGCCGACCCCCGCAAGGTGGCCCCTCCGGCGGACCGTCCTCCCGCGGAGAAGGCGCGGAAGAAGAAGGCCAAGGCCGTGGGCGCGGAGGCGTCGCGCTCCGAGGCGAAGCTCCTGTCCATCGCGCCGCGCTCCGGCCCGCTGTCCGCGCCGCTCAAGACGCTGGGCAAGCGACTGGGGCCCCGCCTCATCGCGGTCCTGGACAAGAAGGGCCTGCGCCGCACCGGCGACATCCTGTTCCTCCTGCCACGCTGTTACGAGGACCGCCGCAAGCTGCGCACCATCGCGGAGCTCATCCCCGGCGAGCGCGGCGTGACGGTGGGCACCGTGAAGACCGCGGACTTCGTCCCGGGCCGCGGTGGCCGGCGCATGTTCCGCGCCGTCGTGGGCGACCGCTCCGGCAGCATCGCCGCGACGTACTTCCACGCGGGCCCCTGGCTCAAGAGCCGCTTCTCCGTGGGCAAGCAGCTGGTGCTCTCCGGGGAGGTGCGCGCCTCCATGAATGGCCGCGAGATGGCCCACCCGGAGCTGGAGCCCGCCGAGGACCTGGAGTCCACGACGTCCGTCCACTTCCACCGCATCGTCCCCATCTACCCGGGCTTCGAGCGCGGCGAACAACGCTCGTTCCGCGAGCTGGCCTCGCGCATCAGCGAGCAGCACGCGCATCACCTGGAGGAGCCGCTGCCCGCGGACCTCCGTCGCCGCTACCACTTGATGGGCTTGCCGGACGCGCTGCGCTTCATCCACTTTCCGCCCGAGGACGCGGACCTGGAGGCGTTGGACGCGCACCAGAGCCCCGCGCACCGCCGGCTCGCCTTCGACGAGCTGTTCTTCCTCCAGTTGGGCATGGCCCTCAAGCGCCAGGGCATCAAGGCGGAAGAGGGCATCGCCTTCGCTGTCACCCCGGAGCGGCTGGAGAAGGCCCGCGCCGCGCTGCCCTTCCAGCTCACGGGCGCGCAAGCCCGCGTGGTGGGCGACCTCGCCCGGGACATGGCGCGGCCGGAGCCGATGAACCGGCTGGTGCAAGGCGACGTGGGCAGCGGGAAGACGGCGGTGGCGCTCGTCGCCGCCATGGTGGCGCTCCAGGACGGCTACCAGGTGGCGGTGATGGCCCCGACCGAAATCCTGGCCGAACAGCACGAGCGCACCTTCCGCCGCATCCTGGAGCCCCTTGGCTTCCGCGTGGGGCTGGTGAGCGCGGCGGGCACCGCGAAGCACAAGCGCGGGGTGCGCGAGGCCGTGGCGAAGGGCGAGCTGCACCTCGCGGTGGGCACGCACGCGCTGCTGGAGGGCGGCGTGTCCTTCCAGAAGCTGGGGCTGGTGGTCATCGACGAGCAGCACCGCTTCGGCGTGCTTCAGCGCCACACCCTGATGAGCAAGGGCCTCACGCCGGACGTGCTGGTGATGACCGCCACGCCCATCCCCCGCACGCTCGCGATGACGCTGTACGGCGACCTGGACGTGTCCGTCATCGACCAGCTCCCGCCCGGCCGCACCCCCATCACCACGCGCGTCTTCAACACCCAGTTCCGAGCCCGGGTCTACGAGGCGGTGGGCGCGGAGCTGGCCAAGGGCCATCAGGCCTACGTCGTCTATCCGCTGGTGGAGGAGTCGGAGAAGCTGGACCTGGAGGACGCCACCCAGGGCGCGGCGAAGCTGCAGCAGGTCTTCCCCTCCGCGAGCGTGGGCCTGCTGCACGGGCGCATGAAGCCAGAGGAGAAGGACGCCGTGATGGAGGCCTTCCGCGACAAGCGCATCCAGCTGCTCGTGTGCACCACGGTGGTGGAGGTAGGCGTGGACGTGCCCAACGCGTCCGTCATGGTGGTGGAGTCCGCGGAGCGCTTCGGCCTGTCACAGCTGCACCAGCTGCGCGGGCGCGTGGGCCGAGGCGCCGCGGCCAGCTTCTGCTTCCTGGTCGCGGGGGCCGCCCGCTCCTGGGAGTCCACCGAGCGGCTGGGCGTGATGGAGCGCAGCAGCGACGGCTTCGTCATCGCGGAGAAGGACCTGGAGATCCGCGGCCCCGGTGAGTTCCTGGGCACGCGGCAGAGCGGCCTGCCGGAGCTGGCCGTGGCCAACCTGGTGCGAGACGGCGACCTGTTGTCGCTGGCGCAGGTGGAGGCGCGGCGGATCATGGACGCCGATCCGAAGCTCCAGGAGCCGGACCACCAGGGGCTCGTGAAGGCGCTGGAGGAGCGGTGGGAGGGGCGGCTGGCGCTGGCCCGGGTCGGGTAG
- the tmk gene encoding dTMP kinase, with protein sequence MSAARKTARPGRFIVLEGLDGAGTTTQTERLASALRADGHAVVTTREPSDGPVGTMVRQALTGRLGLPQGRGPLAPETLALLFAADRTDHLHARVLPALEEGKVVLCDRYVLSSLAYQGASLPMAWVDTMNAHAVSPDLTLFVGVDPRVAAKRRAVRGAPAELFEADEAQRRIARQYLKAITLRQKRERIVRIDGELSVEAVTDACLMQVRRVLARGR encoded by the coding sequence GTGAGCGCCGCGAGGAAGACCGCCCGCCCGGGGCGGTTCATCGTCCTGGAGGGACTGGACGGCGCGGGCACCACCACGCAGACGGAGCGGCTGGCGTCCGCGCTGCGCGCGGATGGGCACGCCGTGGTGACGACGCGCGAGCCCTCCGACGGGCCCGTGGGCACGATGGTGCGTCAGGCGCTCACGGGCCGCCTGGGGCTGCCGCAGGGCCGCGGGCCGCTGGCGCCGGAGACGCTGGCGCTGCTGTTCGCCGCGGACCGCACGGACCACCTGCACGCGCGGGTGCTGCCGGCGCTGGAGGAGGGCAAGGTCGTGCTGTGCGACCGCTACGTGCTGTCCTCGCTGGCGTACCAGGGGGCGAGCCTGCCCATGGCGTGGGTGGACACGATGAACGCGCACGCGGTGTCGCCGGACCTGACGTTGTTCGTGGGCGTGGACCCCAGGGTCGCGGCGAAGCGCCGGGCCGTGCGCGGCGCGCCCGCGGAGCTGTTCGAGGCGGACGAGGCCCAGCGGCGGATCGCCAGGCAATACCTCAAGGCCATCACGCTCCGGCAGAAACGAGAGCGCATCGTTCGCATCGACGGCGAGCTGTCCGTGGAGGCCGTGACGGACGCGTGCCTGATGCAGGTGCGGCGGGTGCTCGCGCGCGGGCGCTGA
- the ribB gene encoding 3,4-dihydroxy-2-butanone-4-phosphate synthase, whose product MSPDSELNTIEEAIRDIQAGKCVVVADDEDRENEGDLIMAAELATPEQLAFMVRHTSGIICQPMLAERLDALRLPQMVAENTESHRTAFTVSVDFRHGTTTGVSAADRTKTIRALADPNSTADDFLRPGHIFPLRYREGGVLRRAGHTEAAVDLARLAGLQPSGILCELVKDDGTMQRMPDLKAFAREHKLSLITIADLIQYRSRKDRLVRREPGQSVVRTRHGEFTALTYSWTPDGAKSLVLVKGDPEHAQPAPLVRLHGACALGDVFGSPDCKCHLLLDRALEHVAREGSGVIVYLPGMHGDDFGIHHKRAGDGSNTASGRTPHESRDVGMGCQILTDLGIGAMRLMTNTDMTYRGLSGFGLTIESRIPLLVE is encoded by the coding sequence ATGAGCCCAGACTCCGAGTTGAACACCATCGAGGAGGCCATCCGCGACATCCAGGCTGGCAAGTGCGTCGTCGTCGCCGATGACGAGGACCGCGAGAACGAAGGCGACCTCATCATGGCCGCCGAGCTGGCCACGCCGGAGCAGCTGGCTTTCATGGTCCGCCACACCAGCGGCATCATCTGCCAGCCCATGCTGGCCGAGCGGCTGGACGCGCTGCGCCTGCCGCAGATGGTGGCGGAGAACACTGAGTCCCACCGCACCGCCTTCACCGTCTCCGTGGACTTCCGCCACGGCACCACCACCGGCGTCTCCGCCGCGGACCGCACCAAGACCATCCGCGCGCTGGCGGATCCGAACAGCACCGCGGATGACTTCCTGCGCCCCGGTCACATCTTCCCGCTGCGCTACCGCGAGGGCGGCGTGCTGCGCCGCGCGGGCCACACCGAGGCCGCCGTGGACCTGGCGCGGCTCGCGGGCCTGCAGCCCTCCGGCATCCTCTGCGAGCTCGTGAAGGACGACGGCACCATGCAGCGCATGCCGGACCTCAAGGCCTTCGCGCGCGAGCACAAGCTGTCGCTCATCACCATCGCGGACCTCATCCAGTACCGCAGCCGCAAGGACCGGCTGGTGCGGCGCGAGCCCGGCCAGAGCGTCGTGCGCACCCGCCACGGCGAGTTCACCGCCCTCACCTATTCGTGGACGCCCGACGGCGCGAAGTCCCTGGTCCTGGTGAAGGGCGACCCCGAGCACGCCCAGCCCGCCCCGCTGGTGCGCCTGCACGGCGCCTGCGCCCTGGGGGACGTGTTCGGTTCGCCGGACTGCAAGTGCCACCTGCTGTTGGATCGCGCCCTGGAGCACGTCGCGCGCGAGGGCTCCGGCGTCATCGTCTACCTGCCCGGCATGCACGGCGACGACTTCGGCATCCACCACAAGCGCGCGGGCGATGGCAGCAACACGGCCTCCGGCCGCACGCCCCACGAATCACGCGACGTGGGCATGGGCTGCCAGATCCTCACCGACCTGGGCATCGGCGCCATGCGCCTGATGACCAACACGGACATGACCTACCGCGGCCTTTCGGGCTTCGGTCTCACCATCGAGTCGCGCATCCCGCTCCTGGTGGAGTAG
- a CDS encoding protein-L-isoaspartate(D-aspartate) O-methyltransferase: MGDWGRAEYLAREGIRDRRVLAAIASLSREDFVPAHERDAAQEDVPLPIGHGQTISQPYVVALMSEALRLRGCERVLEIGTGSGYQTAVLALLAREVFTVEIVRELARGARRRLHRLGFGNVFFREGDGALGWPEAAPFDAIIATAAPEEIPRALLNQLKRGGRMVIPVGAMNETQELLRIRRGMPGLLPRVERLLPVRFVPMTGQGSSMS; encoded by the coding sequence ATGGGAGACTGGGGGCGAGCGGAATATCTGGCGAGAGAGGGCATCCGGGACCGCCGGGTGCTCGCGGCGATCGCCAGCCTGAGCCGTGAGGACTTCGTGCCCGCCCACGAGCGGGACGCGGCCCAGGAGGACGTCCCCCTGCCCATCGGCCATGGGCAGACCATCAGCCAGCCCTATGTCGTCGCCCTGATGAGCGAGGCCCTGCGCCTGCGCGGCTGTGAGCGCGTGCTGGAGATCGGCACCGGCTCCGGCTACCAGACGGCGGTGCTGGCGCTGCTGGCCCGAGAGGTCTTCACGGTGGAGATCGTCCGCGAGCTGGCGCGGGGCGCGCGGCGCCGCCTGCACCGGCTGGGCTTCGGCAACGTGTTCTTCCGGGAGGGGGACGGAGCGCTGGGCTGGCCCGAAGCCGCGCCCTTCGACGCCATCATCGCCACCGCCGCGCCCGAGGAGATCCCCCGCGCGCTCCTGAATCAGCTCAAGCGGGGGGGCCGGATGGTCATCCCCGTGGGCGCCATGAACGAGACGCAGGAGCTGCTGCGCATCCGTCGGGGCATGCCCGGGTTGTTGCCCCGGGTGGAGCGGCTGCTGCCGGTGCGCTTCGTCCCCATGACGGGGCAGGGCTCGTCGATGAGCTGA
- the thrC gene encoding threonine synthase: MTAPALKAGYACSEGCGFTASLWDVVYRCPRCEGLLEVAHDEAALRAVPAAEWKRRFESRFATSRLPDGSGVWGKREWALPELPLEDIVSLGEGRVPLKPLPRMAAELGLGSLMLKECGVSPTGSFKDWGMTVLVSAVKHLRSSGTPIRAVACASTGDTSAALSAYAAAAGIPAVVFLPKNKVSLAQLVQPIANGARVLSLDTDFDGCMKLVQAVTADTGLYLANSMNSLRIEGQKMIAIELCQDLGWEPPDWIVIPGGNLGNASALGRGLDLLFTLGLIARRPRIAVAQAQRANPLARAFRGGFQDLVPMQAGATLASAIQIGNPVSFRRAVRMLRAFDGVVEEASESELANAAARADREGTFACPQTGVALAAVEKLVASGVMAKGASVAVVATAHGLKFADFKVGYHREALADVKAAHANPPVELPADLSAVRAALKDLG, translated from the coding sequence GTGACGGCCCCGGCGCTCAAGGCGGGCTACGCGTGCAGCGAGGGCTGTGGCTTCACCGCCTCGCTGTGGGACGTCGTCTACCGCTGCCCCCGCTGCGAGGGCCTGCTGGAGGTGGCGCACGACGAGGCCGCCCTGCGCGCGGTGCCCGCGGCGGAGTGGAAGCGCCGCTTCGAGTCGCGCTTCGCGACGTCGCGGCTGCCGGACGGCTCCGGGGTGTGGGGCAAGCGGGAGTGGGCGCTGCCCGAGCTGCCGCTGGAGGACATCGTCTCGCTGGGCGAGGGGCGCGTGCCGCTCAAGCCGCTGCCCCGCATGGCGGCGGAGCTGGGCCTGGGCTCGCTGATGTTGAAGGAGTGCGGCGTGTCCCCGACGGGCAGCTTCAAGGACTGGGGCATGACGGTCCTCGTGTCCGCGGTGAAGCACCTGCGCTCGAGCGGCACGCCCATCCGCGCGGTGGCGTGCGCGTCCACCGGCGACACGTCCGCGGCGCTGTCCGCGTACGCCGCGGCGGCGGGCATCCCGGCGGTGGTGTTCCTTCCGAAGAACAAGGTGTCGCTCGCGCAGCTCGTGCAGCCCATCGCCAACGGGGCGCGCGTGCTGTCGCTGGACACGGACTTCGACGGCTGCATGAAGCTGGTGCAGGCGGTGACGGCGGACACCGGGCTGTACCTGGCGAACTCGATGAACTCGCTGCGCATCGAGGGCCAGAAGATGATCGCCATCGAGCTGTGCCAGGACCTGGGCTGGGAGCCACCGGACTGGATCGTCATCCCGGGTGGCAACCTGGGCAACGCGAGCGCGCTGGGGCGCGGCCTGGACCTGCTGTTCACCCTGGGGTTGATCGCGCGCCGGCCCCGCATCGCGGTGGCGCAGGCGCAGCGGGCCAACCCCCTGGCGCGCGCCTTCCGGGGCGGCTTCCAGGATCTGGTGCCGATGCAGGCGGGGGCCACGCTCGCGTCCGCCATCCAGATTGGCAACCCCGTGTCGTTCCGCCGCGCGGTGCGGATGCTGCGCGCGTTCGACGGCGTGGTGGAGGAGGCGTCGGAGTCGGAGCTGGCGAACGCCGCGGCCCGCGCGGACCGCGAAGGCACCTTCGCCTGCCCGCAGACGGGCGTGGCGCTGGCGGCGGTGGAGAAGCTGGTGGCGTCGGGGGTGATGGCGAAGGGGGCCAGCGTCGCGGTGGTGGCCACCGCGCACGGCCTGAAGTTCGCCGACTTCAAGGTGGGCTACCACCGGGAGGCGCTGGCGGACGTGAAGGCCGCGCACGCGAACCCGCCGGTGGAACTGCCCGCGGACCTGTCCGCCGTGCGCGCGGCCCTGAAGGACCTGGGCTGA